The Miscanthus floridulus cultivar M001 chromosome 7, ASM1932011v1, whole genome shotgun sequence genome includes a region encoding these proteins:
- the LOC136463349 gene encoding pectinesterase inhibitor 8-like, whose translation MSRALLMVVALAAVHGLTGVDATMVATCMAAANSDRRVNYNFCVSELNKHRDSPGADTPGLAKVAANVGVNSAGGAVNDIEALLAAKQPPPDARTSAALRLCEQLYYDMELAFAGAYDEINALNYTAGKQMAADADSLVRRCTGGFAEAGLVPPEPVARRSAYAVQIAIVCTAITNLIISP comes from the coding sequence ATGTCGAGGGCTCTCCTGATGGTAGTAGCCCTGGCCGCCGTCCATGGTCTCACCGGCGTCGACGCGACCATGGTAGCGACATGCATGGCGGCGGCCAACAGCGACCGGCGCGTGAACTACAACTTCTGCGTGTCGGAGCTGAACAAGCACCGCGACAGCCCGGGCGCGGACACCCCGGGCCTGGCCAAGGTGGCGGCCAACGTCGGCGTCAACAGCGCCGGCGGCGCGGTCAACGACATAGAGGCCCTGCTCGCCGCCAAGCAGCCGCCGCCGGACGCCAGGACCAGCGCCGCGCTGCGCCTGTGCGAGCAGCTCTACTACGACATGGAGCTCGCCTTCGCGGGGGCCTACGACGAGATCAACGCGCTCAACTACACGGCGGGGAAGCAGATGGCCGCCGACGCCGACTCGCTGGTGCGCCGGTGCACCGGCGGCTTTGCCGAGGCCGGGCTCGTGCCGCCGGAGCCCGTGGCGCGGCGCAGCGCGTACGCCGTGCAGATCGCAATCGTGTGCACGGCCATCACCAACCTCATCATCAGTCCATGA